TCATCTGGCTCTGCTCAATCCTATGACCAAATGAGCTTTACCACCAACCCCGGACCATTGTCTTGAAGGACCAACTCCGCATCATGAAGTTCAGCTACTGCACGCACCAAACTCAAACCCAAGCCGGAACCAGGTGTCGTGCGGCTCTCGTCTCGTCGAAAGAACGGCTTGAGTACCTGTTCACGATCTGCCTCTGGAATTCCAGGCCCCCGGTCAGAGACACTGAGTTCAACGCGTGCACCGACATCCTTAAGTCGAAGCTCCACCGGAGACGCCCCGTGTCTGAGCGCGTTCTCCAAGAGATTCGCGACAGATTGTGCCACCAAAGTCCGATCTCCTCGAAGCTGCTTCGAGCTCTCCACAGACCACGTAAACTCAAAACCGCTTTCATCAAAACTCGGCTCGTAAACCTCGGCCAACTTGACGAGTTCTGCCGACAAATCAAAATCTTGGAACGACGACTTACGAGCGCCAGACTCAATCTCTGCAATGCGCAAGATCGCGTTAAAGACCGCCAGAGACTCGTCCAAATGACGGATTGCCGTCTCCACCCTTTCACGGTCCATCGAGTCCTGCTCCGCTAACTCCTCGAGTTCGTGCCGAAGCCGAGTCAACGGAGTCCTCAAATCATGAGCTAGATTGCTGCCCACCCGTCGGGTGTTCTCCACAAGGCGCTCAATGCGCTCCAGCATCTGGTTCATGATCGAAGCCAACGCGTCGAGATCGGCATCTTGCTCATCCCTCTCGAGACGTTCCTTGAACTCACCGCCGCCAACCTTTTCGGCAGTTTCGCGAAACGCCTCGAGCCTGCTTCGCGAGCGCCTCAGAAGCAAATAGCCGCCCAAAAGACCAAGGAGGACCGTGAGTCCTAATACAACGCCAAATCTTTGCTGAGTGGCCACACTCAAGCTCTCGATCTCTCCCAGGTCAGCCCCGACCGCAAGCACGTATCCGTCTTGAAGGTCTTCCGACCAAACCAGAATTGAGCCACCGTCTTTGCCGTAAACATGCGTCCAACCTCGCTCTTCAAGCGGGAGCAACTCGTCGAAAATCACCCTTCCTTCTGGCCCCTGAACGGAGTACCTAAGTCGGTTTGCCACAGAAACGTCCAGCCGCTCGCGAATATCGTGCCTGAGCTCGACTAGACCTTCGTCCTCGTAGTCCCCTACAAGCTGTTTAACTTCCGCCTCAACGCGCTCGCGAAGAGCATTCTCCATGGCGTCCTTAATCGTCTGGTAGGTCAACACACCAAGACCGGCTACCGACCCGACAAAGACCAACAAATAAGTGAGCGCAAAACGAGCGGCATCGCTTCGAAACACACTAGAGGTTCGTGTCCACCACATAGCCTGCGCCCCTTACTGTGCGTATATATCCCGGCTCATCGGGCGGATCGATTTTGGACCTCAAACGACTGATATGGGTCTCAACCACGCTGGTCTTTGGGTCGAAATGAAAGTCCCAAACGAGTTCAAGGAGCATGGTCTTTGTCACGACCTGATCCGCGCGCTCTAGGAGCACTTCAAGGAGCTTGAATTCTGTAGGCTGAAGCGCCACCACCTCACCAGAACGCGTCACAATCCGTTTGAGCCGATCTAGCCTGAGGTCCCGTGCGCTGAGCACGGTAGCCTCCGGAACGCCGGGCCCTCGCCTAGCGAGCGCATTGACCCTCGCACTCAGCTCGATGAACGCAAAAGGCTTGGTAAGATAGTCATCTGCTCCACCTTCAAAGCCGGTTACTCGATCCTCCAACGAGCCGAGCGCGCTCAGGAAGATCACAGGCGTTTGATTTCCCTGAGAACGCAACGTCTTGACCATATTGAGCCCATCGAGCCTTGGCAACATTCGGTCGACCACCATCACGTCGTATTCTCCGCCACAGGCGAGCATCATCCCGTCCAGACCATCGCGAGCGAGGTCCACGTTATGCCCTTCACGCTCGAAGCCCTCCACAATAAAGTCGGCGGTGGGCTTGTCGTCTTCCACTACAAGAATCTTCATTTAGTCATCATCCTTGTCGATTCTCGAGCTAATCACTTTGCCACTTTCACCGTCGAGCACGATATCCCAGACCTCGTTCTTGGACGTGACAACTGAGACCTCGCATGTTGTATCCCAACGGTCGTCGTCGCATTCTGCTTCAAATGCCTTCCCGCCCTTGTGGGCTTGAGCCGTCTCGACAAGCTTTGCGAGGCCAACCTTGCGTGCCTTTGGAATATCATCGTCGTCATCGTCGCTCTTCACTTCAAGCACTTTGAGCTCTTTCACGCTCACCCAAACTTCCTTGACGCGCCCCTGGACCTCCAGCTCAATCTCGTATGCCATCTCGAATCGGTCATCATCGATGTCGACTTGAAATGCGCGGCCCGACACATGGTCTTCCGCGAGCTTGATGGCCTCCACCATGCTAACCTTGGCACTCTGACCCTGTCGCGCGTCGTCATCATACCCGTCCGCGAAGGCGGCCACCGAGAACAATAGGGCACCAGAAGCCAACGCAACACCAATCAAATCTTGAGCTTTCATATCTTCCTCTCTACAAATCACGAGCCCCAATTTGGCTCGGTTTGCAAGATAGAGGATGCAAGCTTACCTGACTTTGTCCCCAAGATTACACTTTTGTAAGACAAACGGAGCGGCGCTCTCAGCCTTTACGCGCTTTGATGACTTCATTCCAACGAATAGACATCATAAGCAGCTTGTATGGAGAGCCGTTCAACTTCGTTCCACCACTCATCACTAACCGATCAGTGCCATCCGTCGATATCAGAGCTTCCATATAGCCTTCGAGCGGAACGGGTTCACATTCCCACGAGGCTCCGTGGTCATCCCCATACACGATATAGAAATCTTTCGTTTCAGGGTCCGCCCATAGTCCACAGGGATAAAAAGTGTCGAAGAAATCAAACCCGAATAGGTTCGAGTAGAAACTCGGAGCATCCACTTTTCGTTTTCCAAGCTTGACCTTTCTTCCAACCACATCCTTCGGATTGGCCCCTAAGTGCCAGTCCGAAAAGAAGATAGTTTCGACATCTGGAATACACACCAATCCAAGGTTGAAATTGTTATCTGGAGCTTTGACATCACGCCAAAACTCACTCGAGAACTCACCTGTTTGAGTCCAATCTAGGCCTTCCATTGGAGGCACATCCATTCGGTAAGTCCAAAACCACTGAAGTCCATTCAGCTCTGCAAAGAGATTGCGTGCGGCCTCAGGCACTTCGAACCCAACTCGCTTCTCGATTCTCGCGATAACCGCGTCTGAGACAGGGTCCCCCATCTTAAACACGTGGTCCACATAGTAGTCTGGGCGTTGAGAAACAAAATGTTCAATACGCTCACGGTATCCCTTTAAGGGGGGCCCAATCACGTCTCTAGCTTCGTCTTCGGTTATTACCGGAACTCCTAGAGTCTTCGCTTTTTCAGCCTTCTTGCCTTCAGGTTTAGTCGTGAAAAATGCCACCGTTTTCTTGTTGGGCGACGGCGCGATCGTCCACTGCGTTCTCGCCTTCACCAGCAAAGGCAACAAACCTCCTGGGAAGCCCTTCAGGGTTCCCTCAATTGCAACAGTTTCTCCAAAATTTAACCGCATTATTCTCCCTTTTTCTCGTTGGTCCTCACCGTTCATAAGGTAGGCGCGCCCAAGGCTTCAAGGGAAAACTGACGTCTGAAACTCGTTCGTTCTCTCACAATTCGCGGTAATCCTTGACGGCGAAAGTGTCGCACTGACGCGGGTCACCAGAGTCAAAACCTCGTTTAAACCAGTAGATACGCTGTTTGCTCGACCCGTGTGAAAACTTGGATTCGTCCGTGTGACCAAGCGCGTCGTCACCGATAGAATGCGCGGCGTTGGTCGCCTCACTGAGATCTTCATCAGTGATTTTCAAGTCCTTTTGCGCACTATGGCCCCAGACACCGGCGAGGCAATCGGCCTGAAGTTCAACGCGCACAGAGACCTGATTCTTGGTCTCGCCTTTCACCTGAAGCCGACTCGATCCGATGAGGTTTTGCACGTGATGGCCA
This Microvenator marinus DNA region includes the following protein-coding sequences:
- a CDS encoding sensor histidine kinase, whose protein sequence is MWWTRTSSVFRSDAARFALTYLLVFVGSVAGLGVLTYQTIKDAMENALRERVEAEVKQLVGDYEDEGLVELRHDIRERLDVSVANRLRYSVQGPEGRVIFDELLPLEERGWTHVYGKDGGSILVWSEDLQDGYVLAVGADLGEIESLSVATQQRFGVVLGLTVLLGLLGGYLLLRRSRSRLEAFRETAEKVGGGEFKERLERDEQDADLDALASIMNQMLERIERLVENTRRVGSNLAHDLRTPLTRLRHELEELAEQDSMDRERVETAIRHLDESLAVFNAILRIAEIESGARKSSFQDFDLSAELVKLAEVYEPSFDESGFEFTWSVESSKQLRGDRTLVAQSVANLLENALRHGASPVELRLKDVGARVELSVSDRGPGIPEADREQVLKPFFRRDESRTTPGSGLGLSLVRAVAELHDAELVLQDNGPGLVVKLIWS
- a CDS encoding response regulator transcription factor; this encodes MKILVVEDDKPTADFIVEGFEREGHNVDLARDGLDGMMLACGGEYDVMVVDRMLPRLDGLNMVKTLRSQGNQTPVIFLSALGSLEDRVTGFEGGADDYLTKPFAFIELSARVNALARRGPGVPEATVLSARDLRLDRLKRIVTRSGEVVALQPTEFKLLEVLLERADQVVTKTMLLELVWDFHFDPKTSVVETHISRLRSKIDPPDEPGYIRTVRGAGYVVDTNL
- a CDS encoding PepSY domain-containing protein, producing the protein MKAQDLIGVALASGALLFSVAAFADGYDDDARQGQSAKVSMVEAIKLAEDHVSGRAFQVDIDDDRFEMAYEIELEVQGRVKEVWVSVKELKVLEVKSDDDDDDIPKARKVGLAKLVETAQAHKGGKAFEAECDDDRWDTTCEVSVVTSKNEVWDIVLDGESGKVISSRIDKDDD